A genomic stretch from Trichlorobacter lovleyi includes:
- a CDS encoding transposase, translated as MQNAIAPYSPRNPRLSDYYRCVEDYYEELERVYEERYQTRFGYLRTEIRSTIFRYLDCGCLQNGFARVKCNDCGHEYLVAFSCKRRHFCPSCHQKRVVEFGEWFLEDLAVTVPHRHIIFSIPKLIRRCFLFDRKLLAALSRIAWETLKEYTSTSLSAGGSLPGCACSIQTFGDFLGFNPHCHIIISDGTFDEDGNFRITPYYDAHALEQLFRHKLLKMLLAKGAISQWHIDLLMSWQHSGFNVHICEQITADDRNALESLAHYIIRCQFSQERMSYLEQSGTVIYRSKDGHTTKSFSALDWLAHIISHIPRHGEQMVRYYGYYSNAARGKRRKYGMDDKTPEIAGQEQDTGYRKKCRANWARLIQKIYETDPLSCPHCKGTMRILAFIEEEVVIRKILDHLGLWDVPKRQPKQGRGPPVEPALSVVEGIDVEPQLVYADSQVIEYEEAYYEPEYL; from the coding sequence ATGCAAAACGCTATTGCGCCATACAGCCCGCGCAACCCCCGATTATCCGACTATTACCGCTGTGTTGAGGATTATTACGAGGAGCTTGAGCGGGTATATGAGGAGCGGTATCAGACCCGTTTCGGGTATCTTCGGACTGAAATCAGGTCAACCATCTTCCGTTACCTCGACTGCGGATGTTTGCAAAACGGCTTTGCCCGTGTAAAGTGTAACGACTGCGGCCATGAATACCTGGTTGCCTTTTCTTGCAAGCGCCGCCACTTCTGCCCTTCATGCCATCAGAAACGTGTGGTGGAATTTGGTGAATGGTTTCTGGAAGACCTTGCCGTCACTGTCCCCCATCGTCACATCATCTTCTCCATCCCCAAGCTCATCCGCCGCTGCTTCCTGTTTGATCGCAAACTGCTTGCAGCCTTAAGCCGCATAGCTTGGGAGACCCTGAAAGAGTACACTTCGACTTCGCTCAGTGCAGGCGGCTCCCTTCCCGGCTGTGCCTGCTCCATCCAGACCTTCGGCGACTTCTTAGGCTTCAATCCCCACTGCCACATCATCATATCCGATGGAACCTTTGATGAAGATGGCAACTTCAGAATCACCCCGTATTACGACGCCCACGCCCTGGAACAACTCTTCCGGCACAAGCTGCTCAAGATGCTGCTTGCCAAGGGGGCCATCAGCCAGTGGCATATTGACCTGCTCATGTCGTGGCAACACAGCGGTTTCAACGTCCATATTTGCGAGCAGATAACTGCGGATGATCGCAACGCCCTGGAGTCCCTTGCTCACTACATAATCCGCTGCCAGTTTTCCCAAGAGCGGATGAGCTACCTTGAACAGAGTGGCACCGTCATCTACCGCTCCAAAGACGGTCATACCACCAAGAGCTTCAGCGCCCTTGATTGGCTTGCACATATCATCAGCCACATCCCCCGGCATGGCGAGCAGATGGTGAGGTATTACGGCTACTACAGCAACGCCGCCCGTGGCAAGCGTAGGAAGTATGGGATGGATGACAAGACACCTGAAATAGCCGGACAAGAACAGGACACAGGCTATCGCAAGAAATGCCGAGCCAACTGGGCCCGGCTTATACAGAAGATATACGAGACGGACCCGCTCAGCTGCCCCCACTGCAAAGGCACAATGCGGATACTGGCGTTTATTGAAGAAGAGGTGGTGATCCGCAAGATACTGGATCATCTCGGATTGTGGGATGTACCGAAGCGGCAGCCAAAACAGGGCAGGGGGCCGCCGGTAGAGCCTGCCCTGAGCGTAGTCGAAGGGATAGATGTAGAACCGCAGCTTGTGTACGCCGACAGTCAGGTGATTGAATATGAAGAGGCGTACTACGAGCCGGAATATCTGTGA
- a CDS encoding pyridoxamine 5'-phosphate oxidase family protein, giving the protein MQGSTDHPHGLMRRKDREITDRTEIDEIIKATNLMHIALVDGDMPFLVPVFYAFDGTALYFHSAQAGSKIEILKRNNNVCFEISIDNGFIESEEPCDFEAKHRTVIGIGKAVFVEDTADKIKALDLIVAHFTKKKFEYPKTNLDRTAVIRIDIVSIKGKKHGI; this is encoded by the coding sequence ATGCAGGGATCAACCGACCATCCCCACGGCCTGATGCGGCGTAAAGACCGGGAAATTACCGACCGGACAGAGATTGATGAGATCATCAAGGCAACCAATCTGATGCACATCGCGCTGGTTGATGGCGATATGCCGTTTCTGGTGCCGGTTTTTTATGCCTTTGACGGCACAGCACTCTATTTTCACTCAGCCCAGGCCGGTTCAAAAATTGAGATTTTAAAGCGTAACAATAATGTCTGTTTTGAGATCAGCATTGATAACGGCTTTATTGAAAGTGAAGAACCCTGTGATTTTGAAGCAAAACACCGCACGGTAATCGGCATCGGCAAGGCGGTTTTTGTCGAGGACACAGCGGATAAAATTAAGGCACTTGACCTGATTGTGGCGCACTTTACCAAGAAGAAGTTCGAGTACCCGAAAACGAATCTGGACCGTACAGCGGTTATCCGTATTGATATTGTATCGATCAAAGGCAAGAAGCACGGTATCTGA
- a CDS encoding transposase produces MCSSFRRSCNQDCHPKGLWRRTHTDIHGSELNSLLVGAITPYYDAHALEQLFRHKLLKMLLAKGAISQWHIDLLMSWQHSGFNVHICEQITADDRNALESLAHYIIRCQFSQERMSYLEQSGTVIYRSKDGHTTKSFSALDWLAHIISHIPRHGEQMVRYYGYYSNAARGKRRKYGMDDKTPEIAGQEQDTGYRKKCRANWARLIQKIYETDPLSCPHCKGTMRILAFIEEEVVIRKILDHLGLWDVPKRQPKQGRGPPVEPALSVVEGIDVEPQLVYADSQVIEYEEAYYEPEYL; encoded by the coding sequence CTGTGTTCATCTTTTCGCAGGTCATGTAATCAAGACTGCCATCCCAAGGGCTTATGGCGGCGTACTCATACCGATATTCACGGATCAGAGCTAAATTCACTACTGGTCGGTGCAATCACCCCGTATTACGACGCCCACGCCCTGGAACAACTCTTCCGGCACAAGCTGCTCAAGATGCTGCTTGCCAAGGGGGCCATCAGCCAGTGGCATATTGACCTGCTCATGTCGTGGCAACACAGCGGTTTCAACGTCCATATTTGCGAGCAGATAACTGCGGATGATCGCAACGCCCTGGAGTCCCTTGCTCACTACATAATCCGCTGCCAGTTTTCCCAAGAGCGGATGAGCTACCTTGAACAGAGTGGCACCGTCATCTACCGCTCCAAAGACGGTCATACCACCAAGAGCTTCAGCGCCCTTGATTGGCTTGCACATATCATCAGCCACATCCCCCGGCATGGCGAGCAGATGGTGAGGTATTACGGCTACTACAGCAACGCCGCCCGTGGCAAGCGTAGGAAGTATGGGATGGATGACAAGACACCTGAAATAGCCGGACAAGAACAGGACACAGGCTATCGCAAGAAATGCCGAGCCAACTGGGCCCGGCTTATACAGAAGATATACGAGACGGACCCGCTCAGCTGCCCCCACTGCAAAGGCACAATGCGGATACTGGCGTTTATTGAAGAAGAGGTGGTGATCCGCAAGATACTGGATCATCTCGGATTGTGGGATGTACCGAAGCGGCAGCCAAAACAGGGCAGGGGGCCGCCGGTAGAGCCTGCCCTGAGCGTAGTCGAAGGGATAGATGTAGAACCGCAGCTTGTGTACGCCGACAGTCAGGTGATTGAATATGAAGAGGCGTACTACGAGCCGGAATATCTGTGA
- a CDS encoding IS630 family transposase → MNLALIREYRYEYAAISPWDGSLDYMTCEKMNTENMSRFLKQVSESHPDDFIVMVLDGASSHKSKDLKIPENVSLVLLPPYSPELNPAEQIWNVLRRNYFANRVFDSLDAATEQAEHGLNQMASDKPSMKSLSNWPWINAILKA, encoded by the coding sequence GTGAATTTAGCTCTGATCCGTGAATATCGGTATGAGTACGCCGCCATAAGCCCTTGGGATGGCAGTCTTGATTACATGACCTGCGAAAAGATGAACACAGAAAACATGAGCCGTTTTCTGAAGCAGGTCAGTGAATCGCATCCTGATGACTTCATTGTTATGGTGCTGGATGGGGCATCCTCACATAAAAGCAAGGATCTCAAAATCCCTGAAAACGTTTCTCTTGTACTGCTGCCGCCATATTCACCGGAACTGAACCCAGCCGAACAGATCTGGAACGTACTACGCCGAAACTACTTTGCAAATCGTGTATTCGATTCCTTGGATGCTGCAACTGAACAGGCAGAGCACGGCTTAAATCAAATGGCATCAGATAAACCGAGCATGAAGAGCCTCTCAAATTGGCCATGGATTAATGCCATCTTGAAAGCTTAA
- the shc gene encoding squalene--hopene cyclase: MNKSKSTFSVIEGGKTIHAKGGGTGTVMNAAELEKVTRGAASLLAGQQQEDGHWIFDLEADVTIPAEYVMLQRFIGREIDPEISERLAAYIQDRQLPDGGWPLHTVDGNVNISASVKAYFALKLLGYDKDDPHMLKARQLILSLGGAAKCNVFTRITLAIFGQIPWHTAPAMPIEIMLLPRWFFFHLNKVAYWSRTVIVPLLILYATQPICRLRYNEGITELFASPPDMLVHLDTFRHHAWRKNVFIALDRVLKRTMHLIPGRIKQHALAEAERWTRARMQGDGGIGAIYPAMANAVMALKTLGCRDDDADYLRGLKAVDNLMVHRKLKTNTIPMDDGSSGIAIDCSSAAPELYPTYLTDTAGNMEFSFCQPCNSPIWDTCMSLSALCEAGYADNKGVTDRSIKWLFSQQITTPGDWSEKCPGLESGGWAFQYENSRYPDVDDTAKVLMSLFRAGALEKPEYREKIERAIRWVQGMQSADGGWGAFDVDNDYFYLNDIPFADHGALLDPSTADLTGRCIEMMGMLGHGPDYPPIARGIAYLKKKQEQFGGWFGRWGVNYIYGTWSVLSGLHQAGENMDAPYVRKAVEWLISCQNSDGGWGETCASYDDPFLAGSGASTASQTSWALMALMAAGEWRHSAVRSGVRYLTESYCNGWDEKHFTGTGFPRVFYLRYHGYSLFFPVWALAVYSRYINGKATVQENVRERQFRQSLMV; the protein is encoded by the coding sequence ATGAATAAGAGTAAAAGTACTTTCAGTGTGATTGAGGGGGGTAAAACCATCCATGCCAAGGGGGGCGGCACAGGCACCGTCATGAACGCTGCAGAACTGGAAAAAGTTACCAGAGGGGCAGCATCACTGCTGGCGGGGCAGCAGCAGGAAGATGGACACTGGATCTTTGACCTGGAGGCGGATGTGACCATCCCGGCGGAGTACGTCATGCTGCAGCGCTTTATCGGCCGGGAGATCGATCCGGAGATTTCCGAGCGTCTGGCCGCCTACATACAGGATCGCCAGTTGCCGGACGGTGGGTGGCCGCTGCATACGGTTGACGGCAATGTCAACATCAGTGCCAGCGTTAAGGCCTATTTTGCCCTCAAGCTGCTGGGGTATGACAAAGACGATCCCCATATGCTCAAGGCGCGCCAGCTGATTCTCTCCCTCGGCGGGGCGGCCAAGTGCAATGTATTCACCCGCATCACCCTGGCTATCTTCGGCCAGATCCCATGGCACACAGCACCGGCTATGCCGATCGAGATCATGCTGCTGCCGCGCTGGTTTTTCTTTCACTTGAACAAGGTAGCCTACTGGTCACGGACTGTAATTGTGCCGCTGCTGATCCTCTATGCCACACAGCCGATCTGCCGTCTGCGATACAACGAGGGGATTACTGAGTTGTTCGCCTCTCCGCCAGACATGCTGGTCCATCTGGATACGTTCCGTCACCACGCCTGGCGCAAAAACGTCTTCATTGCCCTTGACCGAGTGCTGAAACGTACCATGCATTTGATACCCGGCCGGATTAAACAACATGCCCTGGCCGAGGCTGAACGCTGGACACGGGCCAGAATGCAGGGAGACGGCGGTATTGGCGCCATCTACCCGGCCATGGCCAATGCGGTCATGGCCCTAAAAACGCTGGGGTGCCGCGATGACGATGCCGATTACCTGCGCGGTCTGAAGGCGGTCGATAACCTGATGGTGCACCGCAAGCTGAAGACAAACACCATCCCTATGGATGATGGCAGCAGCGGCATTGCCATAGATTGCTCTTCAGCAGCTCCGGAATTATACCCAACATACCTGACTGATACTGCCGGCAACATGGAATTCAGTTTCTGTCAGCCCTGCAACTCCCCTATCTGGGACACCTGCATGAGTCTGTCGGCTCTGTGTGAGGCAGGTTATGCCGACAACAAGGGAGTGACGGATAGGAGCATCAAATGGCTGTTCAGCCAGCAGATTACCACACCGGGAGACTGGTCGGAAAAATGTCCGGGGCTGGAGTCGGGAGGGTGGGCCTTCCAGTATGAAAATAGCCGCTATCCCGATGTGGATGATACAGCCAAAGTACTGATGAGCCTGTTCCGTGCCGGGGCGTTGGAAAAACCGGAATACCGTGAAAAGATTGAACGAGCGATCAGGTGGGTACAGGGGATGCAAAGCGCGGACGGCGGTTGGGGGGCTTTTGATGTGGATAATGACTACTTCTACCTGAACGATATCCCCTTTGCCGACCACGGGGCCCTGCTGGATCCCAGCACCGCCGATCTGACCGGCAGATGCATCGAGATGATGGGGATGCTGGGGCACGGCCCTGATTACCCACCGATTGCCCGCGGCATTGCCTATCTGAAGAAGAAGCAGGAGCAGTTTGGCGGCTGGTTCGGACGCTGGGGTGTCAATTACATCTACGGCACATGGTCGGTACTTTCCGGGCTGCACCAGGCAGGTGAGAACATGGATGCCCCGTACGTGAGAAAAGCGGTGGAGTGGCTGATCTCCTGCCAGAACAGCGACGGCGGCTGGGGTGAAACCTGCGCCAGCTATGATGATCCATTCCTGGCCGGAAGCGGCGCCAGCACCGCCTCACAGACATCATGGGCTCTGATGGCGCTGATGGCGGCCGGTGAGTGGCGTCACAGCGCAGTCAGAAGCGGTGTGCGATACCTGACGGAAAGCTACTGCAACGGCTGGGACGAAAAACACTTTACCGGCACCGGTTTCCCGCGGGTATTCTACCTGCGCTACCACGGTTACAGCCTGTTCTTTCCGGTCTGGGCACTAGCGGTCTATTCCAGGTACATAAACGGCAAGGCTACGGTTCAGGAAAATGTACGGGAAAGACAGTTCAGGCAGTCCCTGATGGTGTAG
- a CDS encoding ATP-binding protein, producing the protein MIQVDAALPERLDGDIYKLRQILLNLVGNALKFSEKGVITVSAGIEQQLDAGLLVRFCVSDQGVGIPVEAQARIFETFEQADVTTTKKFGGTGLGLTICRRLAELMGGQIWVESEPGQGSRFIFTAVLAPVAEDVVIEGEDTPVALSQEPHKGLAVLLADDVEVNRELAKAVLERYDHRITEATNGQEALNAYASGQFDIVLMDVQMPEMDGLQAATAIRGLEQERGVGRTPIVAMTAYAGKDDRDKCLAAGMDDYLSKPVKPAQMLEMLQRYCGSVVTEQMPETVAAPAPVSAAEDAIPVYAKADLLERLGGAEALIPRFVGLFFKGVEPNMVALEEAIAEGNPDKVRTSSHAIKGSSANIGAMQMRETAAAIEADAKTGDISGAPAGFERLKQQLEEFRAAVGLP; encoded by the coding sequence ATGATTCAGGTGGATGCTGCACTACCTGAGCGTCTGGATGGCGATATCTATAAGCTGCGTCAGATTCTGCTCAATCTGGTGGGTAACGCGCTGAAGTTCAGTGAAAAAGGTGTGATCACGGTTTCCGCAGGGATTGAACAGCAGTTGGATGCCGGGCTACTGGTACGGTTTTGCGTGTCTGACCAAGGGGTCGGTATTCCCGTTGAAGCGCAGGCCCGCATCTTTGAAACCTTTGAACAGGCTGATGTTACCACTACCAAAAAGTTTGGCGGTACTGGTCTGGGCTTGACCATCTGTCGCCGCCTGGCAGAGCTGATGGGGGGCCAGATCTGGGTGGAAAGTGAACCTGGACAGGGGAGCAGATTTATTTTTACGGCTGTGCTGGCACCGGTTGCTGAGGATGTGGTGATTGAAGGGGAAGATACTCCGGTTGCGCTGTCCCAGGAACCACATAAAGGGCTGGCCGTATTGCTGGCTGACGATGTAGAGGTAAACCGCGAACTTGCCAAGGCGGTATTGGAGCGTTACGATCACCGTATAACCGAAGCTACCAATGGCCAAGAGGCGTTGAATGCCTATGCTTCCGGGCAGTTCGACATCGTGCTGATGGATGTACAGATGCCTGAGATGGATGGCCTGCAGGCAGCCACCGCCATCAGGGGGCTGGAGCAGGAACGGGGCGTAGGGCGCACACCGATTGTTGCCATGACCGCCTATGCCGGTAAGGATGATCGTGACAAGTGTCTGGCTGCCGGCATGGATGATTATCTGTCCAAGCCGGTTAAGCCGGCCCAGATGCTGGAGATGCTGCAACGTTACTGTGGTTCTGTTGTTACAGAGCAGATGCCGGAGACAGTTGCTGCGCCAGCTCCCGTGTCTGCTGCTGAAGATGCAATCCCGGTCTATGCCAAGGCGGATCTGCTGGAGCGGCTGGGCGGAGCTGAGGCGCTGATCCCCCGTTTTGTGGGACTCTTCTTTAAGGGGGTTGAGCCAAACATGGTTGCCCTGGAAGAGGCGATTGCAGAAGGAAACCCGGATAAGGTGCGGACCAGTTCCCACGCCATCAAAGGATCGTCTGCCAATATCGGTGCCATGCAGATGCGGGAGACCGCAGCAGCCATTGAGGCCGATGCCAAGACCGGTGATATCAGTGGTGCACCGGCCGGGTTTGAGCGGCTAAAGCAGCAGTTGGAGGAGTTCCGGGCAGCGGTCGGCCTCCCGTAA
- a CDS encoding DsrE family protein, protein METPRHLHILWTNDNPITAEKMVFMYALNGLKHNWWDKITIIIWGATTALTAADATIQEQLKGLVEGGVTISACKACSNELGVTDALRDLGFEVKYWGPGLTEILQSGSPLLSV, encoded by the coding sequence ATGGAAACACCAAGACATCTGCATATCCTGTGGACCAACGACAACCCGATTACTGCCGAGAAGATGGTCTTCATGTACGCACTAAACGGTCTCAAGCATAACTGGTGGGACAAGATCACCATCATTATCTGGGGTGCCACTACCGCACTGACGGCTGCAGATGCCACAATTCAGGAACAGCTGAAAGGATTGGTGGAGGGGGGCGTTACCATCTCGGCCTGCAAGGCCTGTTCAAATGAGTTGGGAGTGACTGATGCGCTGCGGGACCTGGGATTTGAGGTCAAGTACTGGGGACCGGGGCTGACCGAGATCCTGCAGTCCGGTTCACCCTTGCTGAGTGTGTAA
- a CDS encoding DUF1010 domain-containing protein: protein METETLRSFASQDRNASTSLLPKVVQRWVCRFSGLRLVALRWFVVFLASGPCVASASSYFFRSAVPPRWHRAFSQLAPVAKLRLSVLASGSNISVKPTRILRSAYLAR from the coding sequence GTGGAGACCGAAACCTTGCGCTCGTTCGCCAGCCAGGACAGAAATGCCTCGACTTCGCTGCTGCCCAAGGTTGTGCAGCGCTGGGTTTGCCGTTTCTCTGGGCTTCGCCTGGTGGCGTTACGCTGGTTTGTGGTCTTTTTGGCCTCTGGCCCTTGTGTAGCAAGCGCGAGCAGCTATTTTTTTCGTAGTGCTGTGCCGCCTCGGTGGCACCGTGCCTTTTCGCAGTTAGCGCCCGTCGCCAAGTTACGGTTATCCGTTTTGGCTTCTGGCTCTAACATTTCGGTCAAGCCGACCCGCATTCTGCGGTCGGCTTACCTCGCCCGTTAG
- a CDS encoding DUF4158 domain-containing protein — protein MKLNWKRKELKQRWTLSAEEWKLLKNKTGPTRLGFAVLMKYFHITGRFPDGPREVPRDGIRFVADQLELSIKEWREYPWSGRVTTYHRNEIREFFSFRKASLHDAKAIQRWLTADLLNNEHRPDRLQEAVLERYRHLHIEPPTMDQINRMIQSAIADHEMRFCNSIGGNFNARMTDRMNKLLQLQPSADGEWTAWQNIKSDPGKAGLESIKEAVARLNSVRDIGLPAELFKAVHPKLLERYAKRATVEEPFELRRHMAPLRLTLMATFLHRREEELTDHLVDLLVETVHKMGKKAEKRIDDSLGDALQKAPSKMAKLYRIAKASVEAPQGVVEEVICFSP, from the coding sequence ATGAAACTCAACTGGAAAAGGAAAGAGCTGAAGCAGCGGTGGACCTTGTCAGCCGAGGAGTGGAAGCTGCTCAAGAATAAGACTGGCCCAACTCGGCTGGGCTTTGCAGTGCTGATGAAATATTTTCACATAACGGGGCGATTCCCCGATGGCCCTCGTGAAGTACCACGAGATGGCATCCGTTTTGTTGCAGACCAGCTTGAGTTGTCAATCAAAGAATGGCGAGAGTATCCGTGGAGTGGACGCGTTACCACATATCACCGCAATGAAATTCGCGAGTTCTTCAGTTTCCGAAAGGCGTCCCTCCACGATGCAAAGGCGATACAGCGTTGGCTGACAGCCGACCTCCTCAACAATGAACACCGGCCGGACCGTCTTCAGGAAGCAGTGTTAGAACGATATCGGCACCTCCACATTGAACCTCCTACCATGGACCAGATCAACAGAATGATCCAGTCCGCGATTGCCGATCATGAAATGCGGTTCTGTAATTCTATAGGGGGAAATTTCAATGCAAGAATGACCGATCGCATGAACAAACTCTTGCAGCTTCAGCCCTCGGCCGATGGGGAATGGACCGCCTGGCAGAACATCAAGAGCGACCCAGGCAAGGCCGGCTTGGAAAGCATCAAAGAGGCGGTTGCCCGCTTGAATTCCGTGAGAGACATCGGGTTGCCAGCCGAACTTTTCAAGGCGGTCCATCCAAAACTCCTGGAGCGGTACGCCAAACGGGCTACCGTAGAAGAACCGTTCGAACTGAGGCGCCATATGGCCCCTCTCCGCTTGACGCTGATGGCGACCTTCCTCCACCGCCGGGAAGAGGAGCTTACCGATCACCTGGTAGACCTGCTGGTTGAAACCGTCCACAAGATGGGCAAGAAAGCTGAAAAGCGCATCGACGATAGCCTGGGCGACGCCCTTCAGAAGGCTCCCAGCAAGATGGCAAAACTCTATCGGATTGCCAAGGCTTCGGTAGAAGCTCCCCAGGGTGTCGTTGAAGAGGTGATCTGCTTCTCACCCTGA
- a CDS encoding Tn3 family transposase → MLPDLLDNLEFCSTNAQHQPVLQALVLIKSQMELRKPFFPEGVEIPLKGIVPANWMPLVVEDGKVHRIAYEICVLKTLREQLRCREIWVVGSRRYRNPEEDLPQDFEDRKEYYFAELDIPMDAKTFTASLREELTNHLKTLDEGISSNPKVKIVSKKDGHKISITPFEPQAEPENLATLKREITHRWSGTSLLDMLKETDLRTDFTRFIQSGTERSHMDKATLQRRLLLSLFGMGTNTGIKSMESLPDDDYKDLLYVRRRFISSEGLRQSIAQVVNATLAVRQPGIWGDATTACAADSKQFGAWDQNLLTEWHLRYGGRGVMVYWHVEKNATCIYSQFKRVSSSEAAAMIQGVLRHCTEMEVDRQFVDSHGQNAVAFAFCRLLGFDLMPRLKGINRQKLYKAESGQSFPNINAVIANKAINWELIEEQLDTMVKHAVALKMGMADAESLLRRFCRNNSQHPAYKALGELGKAIKTIFLCRYLNSEELRREIHEGLNVVESWNSTNGFIYYGKRGEISTNRKDHQEMGLLCLHLLQASMVYINTLMIQQVLKEPGWVERMTPRDLAALSPLITLHINPYGRFELDMEARLPLAA, encoded by the coding sequence ATGCTGCCGGATCTGCTGGACAATCTGGAATTTTGCAGCACAAACGCCCAGCACCAACCGGTGTTGCAGGCTCTTGTATTGATAAAATCACAGATGGAACTCAGGAAGCCCTTCTTTCCGGAAGGTGTTGAGATCCCACTGAAAGGTATCGTACCGGCAAACTGGATGCCGCTGGTCGTAGAGGACGGAAAGGTTCACCGGATCGCCTACGAGATTTGCGTCCTGAAGACGCTACGCGAGCAACTTCGCTGCCGGGAAATCTGGGTGGTGGGCAGCCGGCGGTACCGCAATCCGGAAGAGGACCTGCCTCAGGATTTTGAGGATCGCAAGGAATACTATTTCGCGGAACTGGATATCCCGATGGACGCAAAGACGTTCACCGCCTCTCTGCGGGAGGAGTTGACCAACCACCTGAAAACCCTTGACGAAGGCATATCTTCTAACCCCAAGGTGAAGATCGTCTCCAAGAAGGATGGCCACAAAATATCGATTACCCCCTTCGAACCACAAGCCGAACCGGAGAACCTGGCAACGCTCAAGCGGGAGATTACCCATCGCTGGTCCGGAACCAGCCTGCTCGATATGTTGAAAGAAACTGACCTGAGGACTGACTTTACCCGGTTCATACAAAGCGGCACCGAACGCAGCCACATGGACAAGGCCACCCTTCAACGCAGACTCTTACTTTCCCTGTTCGGAATGGGTACCAATACCGGCATCAAGAGTATGGAGTCGCTGCCGGACGATGACTATAAGGACCTGCTCTACGTTCGCCGCCGGTTCATTTCAAGCGAAGGATTGCGCCAGTCCATCGCCCAGGTGGTGAACGCCACCCTGGCGGTACGGCAACCGGGGATATGGGGGGATGCCACGACAGCCTGCGCCGCAGATTCAAAACAGTTCGGGGCCTGGGATCAGAACCTCCTGACTGAATGGCATCTGCGCTATGGCGGTCGGGGGGTCATGGTTTACTGGCACGTCGAGAAGAATGCAACCTGTATCTACTCGCAGTTCAAAAGGGTTTCATCATCGGAAGCCGCGGCAATGATCCAGGGGGTACTCCGGCATTGCACCGAAATGGAGGTTGACCGCCAGTTTGTGGACAGCCACGGACAGAATGCGGTGGCCTTCGCGTTCTGCCGACTGCTGGGGTTCGACCTGATGCCTCGGCTCAAAGGGATCAACCGGCAGAAACTGTACAAGGCAGAGAGTGGTCAGAGTTTTCCGAACATCAACGCGGTGATAGCAAACAAGGCGATCAACTGGGAACTGATCGAAGAGCAACTGGATACCATGGTAAAGCACGCCGTTGCCCTGAAAATGGGAATGGCCGATGCGGAGAGCCTTTTACGGCGGTTTTGTCGAAACAACAGTCAGCACCCTGCCTATAAGGCGTTGGGTGAGTTGGGGAAAGCCATCAAGACCATCTTCCTTTGCCGGTACCTGAATTCAGAAGAACTGCGGCGAGAGATCCACGAGGGCCTTAACGTGGTTGAGAGTTGGAACAGCACCAATGGCTTCATTTACTACGGCAAACGGGGTGAGATTTCGACGAACCGAAAGGATCACCAGGAGATGGGCCTGCTTTGTCTGCACTTGCTGCAAGCGAGCATGGTCTACATAAATACCTTGATGATTCAGCAGGTGCTGAAAGAACCGGGATGGGTGGAACGGATGACACCGCGTGACCTGGCAGCGCTGAGTCCTCTAATTACCCTGCATATAAACCCCTATGGGCGATTTGAGCTGGATATGGAGGCTCGGCTGCCGCTTGCGGCTTGA